The Streptomyces sp. NBC_00162 genome window below encodes:
- the rplU gene encoding 50S ribosomal protein L21: MYAIVRSGGRQHKVAVGDIVEVDKIPTAKVGDTVELSTLLVVDGEAVTSDPWVLAGIKVQAEIVDHHKGAKIDILRYKNKTGYRRRQGHRQQYTAIKVTGIPAAAK, from the coding sequence GTGTACGCCATCGTGCGCAGCGGTGGTCGCCAGCACAAGGTTGCTGTCGGCGACATCGTTGAAGTTGACAAGATTCCCACTGCCAAGGTTGGCGACACGGTCGAGCTCTCGACCCTGCTCGTTGTCGACGGCGAAGCCGTGACCAGCGACCCGTGGGTCCTGGCCGGCATCAAGGTCCAGGCCGAGATCGTGGACCACCACAAGGGTGCCAAGATCGACATCCTTCGGTACAAGAACAAGACCGGCTACCGCCGTCGCCAGGGTCACCGCCAGCAGTACACGGCGATCAAGGTCACCGGTATCCCCGCGGCTGCGAAGTAA
- the rpmA gene encoding 50S ribosomal protein L27 encodes MAHKKGASSTRNGRDSNAQRLGVKRFGGQVVSAGEILVRQRGTHFHPGSGVGRGGDDTLFALQAGAVEFGTHRGRKVVNIVPAA; translated from the coding sequence ATGGCACACAAGAAGGGCGCATCGTCCACCCGGAACGGGCGCGACTCCAATGCCCAGCGGCTCGGCGTGAAGCGCTTCGGCGGTCAGGTCGTCTCCGCCGGCGAGATCCTCGTCCGCCAGCGTGGCACCCACTTCCACCCCGGTTCGGGTGTCGGTCGTGGTGGCGACGACACGCTGTTCGCGCTGCAGGCGGGTGCCGTCGAGTTCGGCACGCACCGTGGCCGCAAGGTCGTCAACATCGTTCCGGCCGCCTGA
- the obgE gene encoding GTPase ObgE, which yields MTTFVDRVELHVAAGNGGHGCASVHREKFKPLGGPDGGNGGRGGDVILVVEQAITTLLDYHHSPHRKATNGKPGEGGNRSGKDGQDLVLPVPDGTVVLDKEGNVLADLVGQGTTYVAGEGGRGGLGNAALSSARRKAPGFALLGVPGTTGDIVLELKTVADVALVGFPSAGKSSLISVLSSAKPKIADYPFTTLVPNLGVVTAGSTVYTIADVPGLIPGASQGRGLGLEFLRHVERCSVLVHVLDTATLESDRDPIADLDVIEEELRLYGGGLEKRPRLVVLNKVDIPDGQELADMVRPDLEARGYKVFEVSAVARTGLKELSYFLAEVIAKARARKPKEEATRIVIRPKAVDDSGFTVTYDEAEDVYNVRGEKPERWVRQTDFNNDEAVGYLADRLNRLGVEEALRKAGARAGDGVAIGSDENAVVFDWEPTMMAGAEMLGRRGEDHRLEAPRPATTRRKEKDAKRGDSAQQEYDEFRPF from the coding sequence ATGACCACCTTCGTGGACCGCGTCGAGCTGCATGTCGCCGCGGGTAACGGGGGCCACGGCTGCGCCTCCGTTCACCGGGAGAAGTTCAAGCCGCTCGGCGGCCCCGATGGCGGCAACGGCGGCCGTGGCGGCGACGTCATCCTGGTGGTGGAGCAGGCGATCACCACCCTGCTGGACTACCACCACAGCCCCCACCGCAAGGCCACCAACGGCAAGCCCGGCGAGGGCGGCAACCGCTCCGGCAAGGACGGCCAGGACCTGGTCCTGCCCGTGCCGGACGGCACCGTCGTCCTCGACAAGGAGGGCAACGTCCTCGCCGACCTCGTCGGCCAGGGCACCACCTACGTCGCCGGCGAGGGCGGCCGCGGCGGCCTCGGCAACGCCGCGCTCTCCTCCGCGCGCCGCAAGGCCCCCGGCTTCGCGCTCCTCGGCGTCCCCGGCACCACCGGCGACATCGTCCTGGAGCTCAAGACCGTCGCCGACGTGGCGCTGGTCGGCTTCCCGAGCGCCGGCAAGTCCTCGCTGATCTCGGTGCTCTCCTCTGCCAAGCCGAAGATCGCGGACTACCCCTTCACCACCCTCGTCCCGAACCTGGGCGTCGTCACGGCTGGCTCGACCGTCTACACGATCGCCGACGTCCCGGGCCTGATCCCCGGCGCCAGCCAGGGCCGTGGCCTGGGCCTGGAGTTCCTGCGCCACGTCGAGCGCTGCTCGGTGCTCGTGCACGTCCTGGACACCGCCACGCTGGAGTCCGACCGCGACCCGATCGCCGACCTCGACGTCATCGAGGAGGAGCTGCGGCTCTACGGCGGCGGCCTGGAGAAGCGCCCGCGCCTCGTCGTCCTGAACAAGGTCGACATCCCGGACGGCCAGGAGCTCGCCGACATGGTCCGCCCGGACCTGGAGGCGCGCGGCTACAAGGTCTTCGAGGTCTCCGCGGTCGCCCGTACGGGCCTCAAGGAGCTCTCCTACTTCCTCGCCGAGGTCATCGCCAAGGCCCGCGCCCGCAAGCCGAAGGAGGAGGCGACCCGTATCGTCATCCGCCCGAAGGCCGTGGACGACTCCGGCTTCACCGTCACCTACGACGAGGCCGAGGACGTCTACAACGTGCGCGGCGAGAAGCCGGAGCGCTGGGTCCGCCAGACCGACTTCAACAACGACGAGGCCGTCGGCTACCTGGCGGACCGCCTCAACCGCCTCGGTGTCGAGGAAGCGCTGAGGAAGGCCGGCGCCCGCGCCGGCGACGGCGTGGCCATCGGCTCCGACGAGAACGCGGTCGTCTTCGACTGGGAGCCGACCATGATGGCCGGCGCCGAGATGCTGGGCCGCCGCGGCGAGGACCACCGACTGGAGGCTCCGCGCCCGGCCACCACGCGCCGCAAGGAGAAGGACGCCAAGCGCGGCGACTCGGCGCAGCAGGAGTACGACGAATTCCGGCCGTTCTAG
- a CDS encoding glycosyltransferase family 2 protein — protein MNSTNLPTVSVVVIAYNDAGLVGEAVSSALAQGPVVAEVIAVNDASSDGTARVLDELAAAHPRLKVVHRTENSGGCGTPRNDGIAVASCPYVLFLDSDDILPAGAAEALVRAAVQHRAPVTVGAAVRRELPLHHDVPWMPGLYTPGDVIERPADRPELVRDTLCVNKLYERSFLEEHGLRFPDGRFVYEDFVFTSRVLAAAPRIAVIGDLVYVWHVRRSAAQVSISLDRKDVSNWRSRIEAHRTASRTLAAASPALGSACQVKFLEYDLRMYLRELGKDPDYQAAWWTLTREYLDTFAEADVEAAGAHARWIVRVLRATPAPPADIERLTRLAAEPPRLLPPYAAAADGTPVWSEELPVELDGLAGLPTDRLPLTVDAEPAGRAAVRIRVHDLYGRLAEAGPRTVQLRFLPRAGGEPVLAQPVELHPDPTGGWVALLPFRLADVAATGRRQGLRRMQAWNVGVGVQCADGTSVFTSLRPRGRLLRRRALPSSRYGVLLAQPYRTGAGALALRLAPGAEGALYLVRNRLHRARAGHGAG, from the coding sequence GTGAACAGCACCAACCTCCCCACCGTTTCCGTCGTGGTGATCGCGTACAACGACGCCGGGCTCGTGGGCGAGGCCGTCTCCTCGGCCCTCGCCCAGGGCCCGGTGGTCGCCGAGGTCATCGCCGTGAACGACGCCTCGTCCGACGGCACCGCGCGGGTGCTGGACGAGCTGGCTGCCGCACACCCCCGCCTGAAGGTCGTTCACCGTACGGAGAACAGCGGAGGGTGCGGCACTCCGCGCAACGACGGGATCGCCGTCGCGTCCTGTCCGTACGTCCTGTTCCTCGACAGCGACGACATCCTGCCGGCGGGTGCGGCCGAGGCGCTGGTGCGCGCCGCCGTCCAGCACCGCGCCCCGGTCACCGTGGGCGCCGCCGTACGGCGCGAGCTGCCGCTCCACCACGACGTGCCGTGGATGCCGGGGCTCTACACCCCGGGCGACGTCATCGAGCGGCCCGCGGACCGCCCGGAGCTGGTCCGCGACACCCTCTGCGTCAACAAGCTGTACGAGCGCTCCTTCCTGGAGGAGCACGGACTGCGCTTCCCCGACGGCCGGTTCGTCTACGAGGACTTCGTCTTCACCTCCCGGGTGCTGGCCGCCGCCCCGCGCATCGCCGTCATCGGCGACCTCGTCTACGTCTGGCACGTGCGCCGCAGTGCCGCCCAGGTGTCGATCTCCCTGGACCGCAAGGACGTCTCGAACTGGCGCTCGCGCATCGAGGCCCACCGCACGGCCTCGCGCACCCTCGCGGCGGCCTCCCCGGCACTGGGCAGCGCCTGCCAGGTGAAGTTCCTCGAGTACGACCTGCGCATGTACCTGCGCGAGCTCGGCAAGGACCCCGACTACCAGGCCGCCTGGTGGACCCTGACCCGCGAGTACCTCGACACCTTCGCCGAGGCCGACGTCGAGGCCGCCGGGGCCCACGCCCGCTGGATCGTACGGGTGCTGCGCGCCACCCCGGCCCCGCCCGCCGACATCGAGCGGCTCACCCGGCTGGCCGCCGAGCCGCCGCGCCTGCTGCCCCCGTACGCGGCCGCCGCCGACGGGACGCCGGTGTGGAGCGAGGAGCTCCCGGTCGAGCTGGACGGGCTGGCCGGGCTGCCGACGGACCGGCTGCCCCTCACCGTCGACGCCGAGCCGGCCGGCCGCGCGGCCGTCCGGATCCGCGTGCACGACCTGTACGGGCGCCTCGCCGAGGCCGGTCCGCGCACCGTGCAGCTGCGCTTCCTGCCCCGCGCGGGCGGCGAGCCGGTCCTCGCCCAGCCCGTGGAGCTGCATCCCGACCCGACGGGCGGCTGGGTCGCGCTGCTGCCCTTCCGCCTCGCCGACGTGGCCGCCACGGGCCGCCGCCAGGGGCTGCGCCGGATGCAGGCGTGGAACGTGGGGGTGGGCGTGCAGTGCGCCGACGGGACCTCCGTGTTCACCTCCCTGCGCCCCCGGGGCCGGCTGCTCCGCCGCCGGGCCCTGCCCAGCAGCCGGTACGGTGTTCTGCTGGCACAGCCCTACCGCACGGGGGCCGGCGCGCTCGCGCTGCGCCTCGCGCCCGGCGCCGAGGGCGCGCTGTACCTCGTACGCAACCGCCTCCACCGGGCCAGGGCAGGCCACGGGGCGGGCTGA
- the galE gene encoding UDP-glucose 4-epimerase GalE, whose translation MTFLITGGAGYIGAHVVRAMLLAGEKVVVLDDLSTGNEDRVPEGVPLVVGSVLDRLILDKTIREHKITGVVHLAGKKQVGESVEKPLYYYHENVQGLTVLLQAVAAAGIRNFLFSSSASVYGMPDVDLVTEDTPCAPLSPYGETKLAGEWLVRAAGKAHGISTACLRYFNVAGAAAPELADTGVFNLVPMVFERYDAGQGAKIFGDDYPTPDGTCIRDYIHVEDLAEAHVAAARKLAEWASAGDYKDLTVNIGRGEGVSVAEMVELLNKNTGHDLAPVISPRRPGDPAKVVASADKITGELGWKARHDVREMVTSAWAGWEANKAARLDTHKDAHKDVHKA comes from the coding sequence ATGACGTTTCTGATCACCGGTGGCGCCGGATACATCGGCGCACACGTCGTCCGGGCGATGCTGCTCGCGGGGGAGAAGGTGGTCGTCCTCGACGACCTCTCCACGGGCAACGAGGACCGTGTCCCGGAGGGCGTACCGCTGGTGGTCGGCTCGGTCCTGGACCGGCTGATCCTCGACAAGACCATCCGTGAGCACAAGATCACCGGTGTGGTGCACCTCGCGGGCAAGAAGCAGGTCGGCGAGTCCGTCGAGAAGCCGCTGTACTACTACCACGAGAACGTGCAGGGCCTGACGGTGCTGCTCCAGGCCGTGGCGGCCGCGGGCATCCGCAACTTCCTCTTCTCCTCCTCCGCCTCCGTCTACGGCATGCCCGACGTGGACCTGGTCACCGAGGACACCCCGTGCGCGCCGCTGAGCCCCTACGGCGAGACCAAGCTGGCCGGCGAGTGGCTGGTGCGCGCCGCCGGCAAGGCCCACGGCATCTCCACCGCCTGCCTGCGCTACTTCAACGTGGCGGGCGCCGCCGCCCCCGAGCTCGCCGACACCGGCGTCTTCAACCTGGTCCCGATGGTGTTCGAGCGCTACGACGCCGGCCAGGGCGCCAAGATCTTCGGCGACGACTACCCGACCCCGGACGGCACCTGCATCCGCGACTACATCCACGTCGAGGATCTGGCGGAGGCCCACGTGGCGGCCGCCCGCAAGCTCGCCGAGTGGGCCTCGGCCGGGGACTACAAGGACCTCACCGTCAACATCGGGCGCGGCGAGGGCGTCTCCGTCGCCGAGATGGTCGAGCTCCTGAACAAGAACACCGGGCACGACCTCGCCCCGGTGATCAGCCCGCGCCGTCCCGGCGACCCGGCGAAGGTCGTGGCCTCGGCCGACAAGATCACGGGTGAGCTGGGCTGGAAGGCCCGGCACGACGTCCGCGAGATGGTCACCTCCGCCTGGGCGGGCTGGGAGGCCAACAAGGCCGCCCGCCTGGACACGCACAAGGACGCGCACAAGGACGTCCACAAGGCCTGA